One genomic region from Epinephelus fuscoguttatus linkage group LG8, E.fuscoguttatus.final_Chr_v1 encodes:
- the tex10 gene encoding testis-expressed protein 10 homolog produces MKSKKKKRQDDFQKVKLKVGKTKPKADNATNTNFRTKGIHLTEQLKRDTSGPTTHRQLGINDLLSQLHHYNANVKNSALLGLRELLSLNPSLLEQHLSRLLSEVAAVFTDKDGNVRMAATRVLRFIAQSVPAERVAPFFPLLSAHLSCAMSHIEAGIQEDAMKVLDVLLEHYPALLAARPAVLLTDFLELISHRQTSGGAKKKAQDAKGRTWALSVNPSRAVTSQQWRLSVLLRLGRFLQAVVEESDIFVPTEGVFGSREEGRLTPLHLTWEELTYSRVGVKVYEHSGAKPTPRSTFQLRPEVDPGPTVGEGLDSAEAVQSFAATLVPLLLEVWVEASTSDSPSNTTDGAHLLSPDAMSVMFQVLSILQLLRKLAPQQEHQDALDAWFYKEYLGDFKQHFMKNFPYDTLDTPKHKKKVDLKRSKQSAAVPGLTVEPLALNITLCQVMVSLSQRQGLGRETDGDWLTPLRTFVRDTLSSGMKLSCRQLHMLLGTVWKMVLTQRSKTVTEDLLAAVYVYYKQRHLTLQTRSLLLSFYSKLYLQEQGHTHIARSKVLCRWLASLPVQLSQLGHRNPALSARLILSIQAAASRGHKDLLNSLQTHACRLYDPQDGAVVLLPAESQQQMVQLLYFLPKMSQSLLANLSCCCTAGRFSAGLAASLIRIIHFRSSLSGWSVGSQEAAVQDADYLSFLFSTLTGFSSDKLATLQEDESALPPSPLSPLSLYPTLLEQFTHHWDVVEEVCHCLETLGSKSQCFDILQNGICKYLTNLGVVPDSMAAGLLRAVSRLLDLSVLPIEPVLRFLSQCCLSLLSLLITLQQELPAETNHKREAIWGACVSALSTVPRLLRMVLQLMRVGDLSEEELPQLGQVLSMLLQHTPLHNQLLANAALLQEIIQHLTRYSRGATREQWLTDLLYCYSVTVAHGSSARRGNMGLRDMY; encoded by the exons ATGAAgtccaagaagaagaagagacaggATGACTTCCAGAAGGTCAAGTTAAAGGTGGGGAAGACGAAGCCCAAAGCTGATAATGCCACCAACACCAACTTTCGCACAAAGGGAATCCATCTAACAGAGCAGCTGAAGAGAGACACAAGTGGCCCCACCACACACAGGCAGCTTGGTATCAAT GACCTCCTGTCCCAGCTCCACCATTACAATGCCAATGTGAAAAATAGTGCCTTGTTGGGCTTGAGAGAGCTGCTGTCCCTTAATCCCTCTCTGCTAGAGCAGCATCTCTCTCGACTGCTCTCTGAAGTGGCAGCTGTTTTCACAGACAAGGATGGCAATGTTCGTATGGCAGCTACACGAGTGCTCAG GTTCATTGCACAGTCTGTGCCTGCAGAACGAGTAGCACCATTTTTCCCCCTCCTCAGTGCCCACCTGTCTTGTGCCATGAGCCACATCGAGGCAGGCATCCAGGAGGACGCCATGAAGGTCCTTGATGTGTTGCTGGAGCACTACCCTGCTCTGCTAGCAGCACGGCCTGCAGTACTCCTCACTGACTTCCTAGAGTTGATATCTCACAGACAAACTAGTGGAGGAGCCAAGAAAAAGGCCCAGGATGCTAAGGGACGGACCTGGGCACTGTCAGTCAACCCCAGCAGGGCAGTGACCAGTCAGCAGTGGCGACTCTCAGTGCTCCTCAG GCTTGGGCGCTTTCTGCAGGCAGTAGTTGAAGAAAGTGATATTTTTGTCCCAACTGAAGGAGTGTTTGGCTCCCGTGAAGAGGGCAGGCTTACACCTCTGCATCTCACCTGGGAAGAGCTCACCTACAGCAGGGTTGGAGTTAAGGTGTATGAGCATTCTGGGGCCAAACCAACTCCACGGTCCACCTTCCAACTCAG ACCAGAAGTAGACCCTGGACCCACAGTGGGTGAGGGTCTGGACTCAGCTGAGGCTGTCCAGAGCTTCGCAGCCACACTGGTGCCTCTTCTACTGGAAGTGTGGGTAGAAGCCAGTACCAGTGACTCTCCATCAAACACCACAGACGGCGCTCACCTGCTCAGTCCCGATGCCATGTCGGTAATGTTCCAGGTGTTGTCGATTCTGCAGCTGCTGAGAAAATTGGCACCACAGCAGGAGCACCAGGATGCACTG GATGCTTGGTTCTACAAAGAATACCTGGGAGATTTTAAGCAGCACTTCATGAAAAACTTTCCCTACGATACTCTGGATACACCCAAACATAAGAAGAAGGTTGATCTCAAAAG AAGTAAGCAGAGTGCAGCCGTCCCAGGATTAACAGTGGAGCCTCTGGCCCTTAACATCACACTTTGCCAGGTGATGGTGTCCCTCAGCCAGAGGCAAGGACTCGGCCGAGAGACGGACGGAGACTGGCTGACACCTCTGAGAACGTTTGTGCGAGACACTCTGAGCAGCGGAATGAAACTGAGCTGCAGGCAGCTCCACATGCTGCTGGGTACTGTGTGGAAGATGGtgctcacacagaggagcaaaA CAGTGACAGAGGACCTGTTGGCAGCAGTGTACGTCTACTACAAGCAGAGGCACCTGACTCTGCAGACACgatctctgctgctgtctttcTATAGCAAGCTCTACCTGCAggaacaaggacacacacacatagcgaG gAGTAAGGTGCTGTGTCGTTGGTTGGCATCTCTTCCTGTGCAGTTGTCCCAGCTGGGCCACCGTAACCCTGCTCTCTCTGCACGACTCATCCTGTCCATCCAGGCTGCTGCATCTCGTGGCCACAAAGACCTTCTGAACAGTCTGCAGACACACGCCTGCAGGCTCTACG atCCACAGGACGGAGCTGTGGTGCTGTTACCAGCAGAGTCCCAGCAACAAATGGTGCAGCTGCTCTACTTTCTCCCCAAGATGTCCCAGTCTCTTCTGGCCAatttgagctgctgctgcacagctgGACGATTCTCTGCCGGCCTCGCCGCCTCTCTGATTCGTATCATACACTTCCG GTCATCTCTGAGCGGCTGGTCGGTAGGGAGCCAGGAAGCGGCTGTGCAGGACGCGGACTACCTCAGCTTCTTGTTCTCCACCCTGACGGGCTTCTCGTCCGACAAGCTCGCCACCCTGCAGGAGGACGAGAGCGCCctgcctccctcccctctctcaccTCTCAGCCTCTACCCCACCTTGCTGGAGCAGTTCACACACCACTGGGATGTTGTTGAG GAAGTCTGCCACTGTCTGGAAACTCTGGGTTCAAAGTCCCAATGCTTTGACATCTTACAAAATGGCATTTGCAAATACCTG ACCAACTTAGGGGTGGTGCCTGACAGTATGGCTGCCGGGCTGCTCAGAGCTGTTTCCAGGTTACTGGACCTGTCTGTTCTGCCCATTGAGCCTGTGCTGCGCTTCTTGTCTCAGTGCTGCCTCAGCCTGCTGTCTTTGCTCATCACCCTGCAGCAGGAGTTACCTGCTGAAACCAACCacaaaag GGAGGCAATATGGGGTGCTTGTGTGTCAGCGTTGAGCACCGTCCCTCGCCTGCTGCGGATGGTATTGCAGTTAATGCGCGTTGGAGATCTGAGTGAGGAGGAGCTGCCGCAGCTCGGACAGGTCCTGTCGATGCTGCTGCAGCACACGCCGCTCCACAACCAGCTGCTGGCCAACGCTGCTCTGCTGCAAGAGATCATCCAACACCTCACG aggtATTCCCGGGGTGCGACCAGGGAGCAGTGGTTGACAGACTTACTCTACTGTTACAGCGTCACCGTGGCCCATGGCTCTTCAGCTCGCCGTGGAAACATGGGCCTTCGAGACATGTACTGA